The DNA window GTCAGCGCCTGGATCATCTCTTCAGCGCTGGCGAAACGCTTATCCAGTCGCGCGTAAGACCGGCGGAACACCTCGTCGAGGTGCTTGGGGCTCTGGCGGTTCAAGTCGCTGGGAACGTCCGTTCCGGCTGGCTTCTCGCCGGTCAGCATCTCGTACAGCACGACGCCACAGGCGAACAGATCGGCGCGGCCGTCGACGGCAGCGCCCTGCCGCTGCTCAGGAGCCATGTATTCGAGCGTGCCGGCGATCTCGCGAGCGTGGTCGCCGCTCGACGATTGCGACAGCGCAATCGATTCGGCCCGCATCGCGGTCGACTTGCCCAGCCCGAAATCGGTCACCTTCACGACCCCTTCGGTGTTGAACCCGTCCTTGAACGCCCGCTCGTGAACGAGGATGTTCTCGGGCTTGATGTCGCGGTGAACGACGTTGTTCTTGTGCGCGTAGGAGAGCCCGGCCAGCACCTGCTTCATCACCGCGATGGCGTCGGTCGGGGTCAGCTTCTTGTTGACGATCAGCGGGCGCAGGCTGGTTCCCGGCACATACTCCATCACCAGGTAGGGCGTCTCGGCGTAGGGGTCAAAACCCATCGCGCGGACGATGTTCGTGTGCTGGAGACCGTGGATCGCCGTCCCCTCTCGCTGAAGATCGCGGACGTAGTTGGGATCGGTCGGGATCTTGACCGCCACGAGCTGGTCGTGCCAGACGTGGTGGTTGGCTTTCCAGACTTCACCGAACGCGCCGGAAGCGATTCGCTCCTGGAGCACGTGCTCCCCGACACGTTGATTGGCATTAGGCATCTGTCATCTCCCGCTACACTGAACTGCACGTACCGACTCTGGAACTCACGCACCCATCAAGTGCAACGCACCTTCAACTCCAACGCATCCAGCATTCGACGACCCGGCGAGTCCCGTCCCAAATCCAGGCCAGCCACTCACCGATCGTCCCCAGCGTTCTGCGGATCGGGCCGGGTTCGTAGACGGCCCGCCATCCGGTCATCGGGCGATCCAACGCGGGTGCGTCCGGCGGTCGCACCGGCGTTCGGGTGCTTCGGACTGTCACGCTCCTCCGAACCGCTCGGCGATCCAGTCGCAGATCAGGATATTATAGACCAACGCCAGCATGACCGCGGCCGCGAAGAAGATCCACGCCGTCGCGCCGCTGATGCCCCAGTCGAACAGCCAGGCGAGCAGAACGGCTTCGACGGCGGTGTAGAAAACGACGAGCGCCGCCCCGGCAAGGTTGTTCTCGAACTTCGCGACCCAGGTGGTGAGGAAGAAGGTCGCCCACGGAGCCGCGCCGACGAGCGCGAACCAGCCCAGCGATTTCCCGGTGCCGCCGAGCCAGGCGCTGCGGACCTCGGGGTCCATGCGCCAAAGGGCGATTGCGGCAGCGATGACAATCACGCTGACGAGCCCGCCGACGATCTTTCCGCCAACTGTCTTGAGGAAGTCCATCCGGGCGGCAAGTTTACCGCATCCGCCGAAGGATTCGCTTATAAACGGACGCGAAAACCAGACATCGACGTAAGCGTCTTAAAGAGAGGGCCTTACAGCGATTCGCCGGCGCCTTGATCGAGCCCGCTCCACGCCCGGGAATCGGAGCGGTCCGGAATTAAAAGGAGGTCTTCGGATCGGTCGTTTTAGTTGCTTGCTCAACCGTTGTATTGCAGTTGATTCCCCGCCCCTCCCGGGCGACGATGCCGGGCATGTACCGACCCGGCCGAGTCAAACGTTTCGATTTCCCGCCGGGGAAGGTCGTCGCCGGCAAGTACCAGATTGAGCGCGAGCTCGGTAGCGGCTGGGAGGGGGAAGTCTATTCCATCGTCGAACGCACGACCGGCATCCGCCGGGCCGCCAAGTTTTACTATCCGCACCGCGATCCCACGGGAAAAGCGGCGATCACCTACGCCCGCAAGCTCGACGCGCTGCGCCACTGTCCGATCCTGATGCAGTATCACCACCAGGAGGTGGCGTACTTCAAAAAGAAGAAGATCACGGTGGTCATCAGCGAGCTCGTCGAAGGGCTCAAGCTCAGCGAGTTTCTGCAACAGCAACCGGGCGGACGGCTCAGCGCGTTCGAAGCGCTACATGTATTGCATACGCTCACCCGGGGTATCGCCCCGATTCACGCCCGCGGCGAGTACCACGGCGACATCCACGAACACAACATCATGATCCGCCGGCAGGGGATCGACTTCGAAGTCAAACTGCTCGACTTCTTCGACCTCGGCCGCCCGGGCAAGGACAAGATTCGTAAGGATGTCCTGAACCTTGTCGAAGTGCTGCACACCATCGTCGGCGGCCGCGAGCACTACGCGACCCAGCCGAAGGTCATCAAGGCGATCGTTCGCGGGCTGAAGGACACGCTGATTCTCCAGCGATTCCAGAGCGCCGGGGACATCCAGCGGCATCTCGAGAATCTCGACTGGGAATGAGCCGTCGAGGGGGCTGCGGGCCCGGGGTGGCCTTCGCCTACAATCCGCCCGCATGAACGTTCTCCCCCTGTTTACGCCGCCCGCCGATCCGGATGCCTGGCACCATGTCACCGCGCCGGGCGGGTATGAATGGTGGTACTTCGACGCGGAAGACGTCAGCGGGCGAATCCAGATCGTCGCGATCTTTCTCGAAGGGTTTGTTTTCCACCCCGGCTACCTTCGGCGGTACGCGAGCTTTCTGCGGCGGCCGACGCGGCGATCACCGCCGACGGCGGGGGATTTTCCCTGCGCGTACTTCGTCGTCTACGAAGACGGCAAGATCGCCGCCCAATTCATGTCGCAGGTCGCCCCGACCGACTTTGCCGCATCCGCCGAGCGAACCGACGTGCGCATCGGCCCGAACCACGTCGGCCGAGATCCTGACGGCACGCTGCGCCTGAAACTGCTGGGCACGCCCTGGAAGCTTACCTGGCAGGGCCCCAAGCTGCTGGGCGATCAGGTGCTGTCGGCGGAGTTGACGTTCCGCCCGCGTGTGCCCGGGCCGGCGATGGAACGGACGTTTCTTTCCCGAAAGCTCTCGGGAGCGGAACACCAGTGGGTGATCGCCGATCCGATGTGCCAGGTGAACGGAACGATCCGCTTCGGTCCGAAGGGCGGGGCGTCTGACGCGGTGCGCGAGATCGCGTTTGCAGGTCGCGGATACCACGATCACAACTACGGCACCGCACCGATCGGCCCGGGGCTGAAGCGATGGGTCTGGGGGCGGGCGATTGCCGACGACCAGATGTATACGTTTCATTTCGCGCGAGCCCGCAATGCCGAGCTTGCCGACGAGATACACCTCGTCCGCGCCGATGTCTCTGGCAGAACGGAACTGGCCGTCAGTCACGCGGCCGTCGATTGGAGTCGCCGCACCGCTGTCGGCCTGGCATACCCGCAGACGATTCACTTCCCGTCGTATCTGAAGCTCACCAGCCCCAGGGTGGTCGATTCGGCACCGTTCTACATGCGCCTTATCTACGAGGCCGAGCTGGAAGGGTCACGACAGACGACGGCATTCTGTGAAGTGGCGTATCCGCATCGGTTGCGCTGGCCTGTTCTCGGACGCATGATCGAGATGTCAATTCATAAGACCGGGTGAGGTTTGGCATCGCCTTGCGATCGCAACTTTGCCGAGTTTGCCCATTTCTCCCGCTTCATTTGACGCTGTTCCAGTCGAATCGTACTTCCATTCCTGTCCGGCTGACCTGCTGATCGCGACGAGCGAAACGCAGGGTACGGCCGGTCGATCGAGGGTCCCCGATAAGGGCTAAGCCATCGAAAGGTGGCGTTCGGGTGTGTTCGCACGCCCGGCCTGCGGGGTCGATCGCGTTTCGCGCGGTTCACTTGTGGACCGTTCGGGCCGCGTCTGACCTTGTGGTGCGCAAAGCGTCCGGTCCGAGCGGTGTCGCCAAAACGACACCGACGGAGCGAGGACGCCGCCGAAAGGATCGCTCGTGTCTGTTTGCCTGAGAGGCCGTTGAGCCTTTCGTGAAGGGCCTTGTCGCTCGCGTTGTGCGGGCTGTGAGGTCTGCAAGGGCATGCACGTCACGACCCGTTCTGTCGGTTCTCCTCGGTTCTGCGTCCAGTTCCGCCCGCACCGGTGTTACCGGCCGTTTGTTCGGCCGGCCGGAGTGTCGCGGACAGAGGCACGTCAAGTGGGCGACCGCTGTTGACGATGCTGGGACTGGCCAGTGCAGGTCTGAATCGGAAGGAGGTTGTCATCCCGCGGTGTGTCCGCCCGGCGGTGCGTTGATCCCAGGATCTTCGCCCGGCACGCGGTACGCCGAACCCCCTTTTCCGCGACTTCCACGGCTCGCATGTCGAACTGGTGGTGAGTCCGGGAGAACCGAAGGAAGTGGTCGGAGTCAGCTCGCCGTTGGCGTGCGCTTCCGACACCGAGTGTCGTGTTGTGTTTGTCGTTGTATCCGGCGACGCGATTCGTGATGGCCGGCCTTGTGCCGCCCCGCGCGTCCCCTTCACAGAAAGGTGTTCCCCATGTATCGCACGATTCGCAAGTCGCGTAGTGGTTTCACGCTCATCGAAATCCTGATCGTCGTCATCATCCTCGGCATTCTGGCCGCGATCGTCATCCCGCAGTTCAGCTCGGCGAGCAACGACGCCCGCAAGAGTAACGTGCAGACGACGGTACAAACGCTCCGCAGCCAGATCGCGCTGTACAAGTTGCAGCACCAGGATGCGTTGCCCGACCTGGTGACCAACTGGGATCAGCTGACGAAGAAGACGGACGCGACCGGTTCGACCACCCCGGCTGTCGGCGCCCAGACCTTTGGCCCTTACATGCAGGACACTCCGGTTAACTCGCTCAACAGCCTGAGCACTGTTGCCAACGGCGACGGCTCGGCCGCCGCGGCGACCTCGGTCGGTTTCGTCTACGACTATGCCGCTGCCGCCGGCACCGGCAAGATCTGGGGCACCGACATCGACGGCAAGACCCTCATCCCCTAATCGGATGAGTGCCTGAGCTCGGCGATTCAAACCTCAAACACCGGCAGGCGGAGTCGTCAAACGCCTGATCAACCCTCCAGCCCGGACGCCTTGCGATCTCGATCGCAGGGTGTCCGGGCGGAGTGCCGGAATGAATGCACCACCCATCGACGTGAACGGCCGGTTGAAGAGGAATCCGTTACCCGCCCCGCAACGCTGCTGCGGCCCCTGCAACGAGGTACCGTCATGACCCGCTCGCATCCCCGATCGTCTGTCGCGACGCGATCCGGCTTCACGCTGATCGAGATCCTGATCGTCGTGATCATCCTTGGGATTCTCGCGTCCATCGTGATGCCCCAGTTCTCCAACGCGTCGACGGCCGCCCGCGAGAGCACCCTCCGCGAAGACCTCCGCTATCTCCGAACCCAGATCGCGTCGTTCAAGTACCAGCACCGCGATGTGGTGCCGGGATATGCCGGCGGAGACCGGTCGGCGACCCCGGACGAAGCGACGTTCCTGGACCAGATGCTGCGGTTCTCCGACGAGTTCTGCACGACGGCCGCCAGCCCCTCGGTCACCGTGCGCTACGGCCCTTACCTGACGAAGATGCCGCCCAACCCGCTCAACGGGAAATCGGGAATTCTGGTTGTGACCGGCGCCTCGATGCCGGCCGCCGACAACAGCCAGCCGCACGGATGGATCTACAACCCCGAACTCGAAAAGCTCCAGGTGAACCTGGAAGGCTTCGACAGCGCCGGAACGCCCTTTGCCAACTATTGAACCTCCGAACGCCCGCGGCGCTGCCGTGGGCCTCACCGCGAAAGGTTGCCTCGTATGAAACCCACGACCACCCAGAAGTTGTTGACCGCAGTTGTCGTGCTCCAGGGCATGCTCCTGGCCGGGCAGTGGCTCGGCTCATCGCCGGCCATGGCGGCCAAGAGCGGCGAACTGAATCTTCCCGATCCGGGCGCACGCCAGCTTCAGATGATCGAAGAGCTGAAGGCGCTCAACGGCAAGGTCGACAAGCTCCACGCCGCCCTGACCAGCGGTCAGTTGCGCGTGAAGGTCGAGAAGGACGAGAAGTAAGAACTGCCGTGGCACGGGCCGTCTGGCCCGTGTCGCCTTGTCAACCTGGCGTGCCTGTGAGCGCTTCGCGTTGACAAGGGTCAGGCCATCCGGCCATAGGCCTCCTGTTGTTCTGGAGTTTCAAATGCCGGCCACCATATCCCGTTCGTCACGTCGCGGCTTCACGCTGATCGAGATACTCGGTGTCGTGGTGATCCTGGGGATCATCAGTGCGACGATCATCCCCCAGATCGCGACCCGCGACGACCAGCGTGCCGCTGCCGCCGCCCGAGTCGTCATGTCGGACCTTCTCTATGCGCAGAATCGGGCGGTGGCGCAGCAGAAAGTGCACTACGTCGTGTTCGACGTCGTCAACAAGAACTACAAGGTCCTCGACAAGTGGTCGCCGGCGACGGTGATCAAAAACCCCGTCGACGGCTCGACCTTCCAGGTTTATTTCGGCGACGCCAGTGCGGGAGGGCTCAAAGAGATGAGCCTGGTGTCGGCTGCATTCGATGGCAACTCGGCAATCGCGTTCGACGCGATGGGCATTCCGCAGTCCGTCAATGCCAGTACCGGTGCGCTGACCCCCATGACCGTGGGCAGGGTGGTCGTGGGCAGCGGGACGTATCAGCTCACCGTGACCGTATCGCCGTTCAGCGGCGAGCTGACGGTCCAGTAACCAGTCAACCAAGTCGCTGGCGAGGGAAAGTGCATCAGATTTCCCGCCGATGAGACTTTTGAATCGTACTCTGATGAAGTCCTCGCCCGTGCATAAGTGATTCGCCGTGAGCCAAGCCAGAGGCGCGACGGATCGAAGCGGGCAGGTGCATGAGAGGGAAGAAGCGTCGCTTTGTGTGTAAGCCGATCCGGTCTCGCCCGGGTCCTCTGGAAGCAGAGGGCACTGGTCGAAACCGGGCAGGCCGTAAGGGTCGGTCGAAAGGGCATCCCGCCCGGCCCCTGCGAGTCGTTTCGAGCGACGATGCCTGGTAAGTACCGTCGAGTCTTCACGCGGCATCCCCATTTCAAAGGCGAAACGCCTCGGGGTCGCGTTGTCAGGACCGTCGGATTGAAGGGAACTGTCATGCGCAAGTGGACCAAAGCCGCCGGGCTTCTTTTTTTGGCCGCGTCGGCCGTTTATTCCGAAGGGGTCCTTCGGGCAGCGCCGGGTAACGAGGCAAAGAACCCGACCAAGTCGAAGGGCCCGGTCGAGGTCAAGCCGCTGGAGGACGCTGCACCTGCATCGACCGATGTGTTTGCCGACCCCACCGGCACCCCGGCCGACAAGGCCGCTCCTTCCACTCAACCGACGGCGGCAGTCGCCGCGCCCAAGCCTGCCGGCGCCACCAGCGTCGCGGTGAAGGACATCGGCACCGTCGAGGTCCACGTGAATGACGCCAGCCTGGTCGAAGTGCTGAAGATGCTTTCGATCCAGAGCCAGAAGAACATCGTCGCGTCGAAGGACGTTCGCGGAACGATCACCGCCAACCTGTACGACGTGACCGTCAAGGAAGCGCTCGACGCGATCCTCAAGAGCAACGGCTACGACTACCGCGAGAAGGGCAACTTCATCTTCGTCTACACCCAGAAGGAACTGGAAGAGATGGAGAAGGCCGCCGCCGTGAAGAAGACGGAAATGTTCCGTCTCTACTACACGCCCGCCGCCAACGCCGCCAACATGATCAAGCCGGTCCTCTCGACCGAAGGCGCCGTGTCGTTCACCACGCCAGCCAAGACCGGAATTGAAGCCGGCGGCTCGGACGTCGGCGGCAACGACCACGCCACCGAAGACTTGCTGGTCGTCACAGACTTCCCCGAACGGCTGGACCAGGTCCGTGCCGTGCTGAAGGAAGTCGACCGCCGGCCGCAGCAGATCCTGGTCGAGGCCGTCATCCTTCGTGCAACCCTGCAGGAAAACAACGACCTCGGTATCGACTTCACGGTGCTCGGCGGTGTCGACTTCAACACCCTTGGCGGCATCGGTTCTGCCACGCCGTCGGGCTCGGGTGTCGACCAGCTCCTCAGCGGGCAGATCATGAACAACTCCGGTGCCGGTGGCATCACCGACGCGGGCGCGTTCGGCGGTCGGGCCGGTGGGTCGGGCCTGAAGCTCGGCTTCGTCAAAAACAACGTGGGCATGTTCCTGTCGGCCTTGGAAGGCGTCACCGACACTGTCGTGATGGCCAACCCCAAGGTGCTCGTGCTTAACAAGCAGAAGGGCGAAGTGCACGTCGGTAGCCAGCAGGGTTACCGCACCGCCGTCGCGACCGAAACACTGACCGCCGACGACGTGAAGTTCCTCGACACCGGTACCCGCCTGGCGTTCCGCCCGTATGTGGGCGACAGCGGATACGTCCGCATGGAAATCCACCCGGAAGATTCCAGCGGTTCGGTCAACGCCCAGGGCCTGCCGAACAAGTTCGTCACCCAGGTGACCAGCAACGTCATGGTGAAGGACGGCCACACGATCGTGATCGGCGGTCTGTTCCGTGAATCGACCGACCGCACCCGCAGCCAGGTGCCGGGCCTCGGCAGCCTGCCGGGCGTCGGGCCGGCCTTCCGCCGTCAGACCGACAACACCGTCCGCGAAGAAGTGATCATCCTGCTGACCCCGCACATTGTGAAGGACGAGAAGTCGTACACGAAGTACAGCGAGGATCAGCTGAAGGAATCAGAGCGTCTGCGCGTCGGTATGCGCAAGGGCCTGATGCCCTGGGGCCGCGAACGAATGGCCGAGGCCTGGTTCGAAAAGGCCCAGTCGGAGCTCCGCAAGGAGAACCCGGACCGCCAGAAGGCGCTCTGGTACCTGAACTCGGCGACCAACCTGAACCCGAAGTTCTCGGAAGCCGTCGACCTGAAGTCGAAGGTGTCGGGGATTGAAGCCTCGGCGAGCGACAACTCGAGCATCAAGCACTTTGTCGCGAAGATGGTGATGGACGAGAAGGGCAAGGAGTTCAAGTATCCGTCCGATACGCCGCCGATCGAAGTGCCTTCCGGCGAGCGGTCGGTGAAGGCCAAGAAGTCGGACTCGGAGCCGAAGGAAGTTTCTGCGCCTTCAAGCCAGCCGGCCCTGGCCGAAGCCCCGGCCACCAAGCCGGTTGAAGCTCCGGTTGCCGCGGGTCCGGCGTCGCAGCCGACCATCGCCGAGCGTAAGCCGGACGTTCCGACCGAGAGTGAACCTGAAGTGGCCAATAAACCCGAGCCGGTCGTTCCTGCGACCAAGCCCGTGGAGCCGGCGACGACGGTTACCGAGTTGCCGATCGAGACGGAACCGAAGTAATCCGGCCCCCCAATCGAGTCGATGAAACCGATGCCGGTCCTCGCGACGAGCGAAGACCGGCATCGGTTCTTTTGTGCTGCGCAGCTCCGGCCCCACAGGGCTGGAAGCTGGTGGCACCCAACAGAGGTCCGCATGTCGTTCCGTTGCATCGCCCAGGCCTTTCTTCCCATCGCGATATTCGTATCCGTCACCGGATGCGGATCGAGCGACAACAAGCCGTCGGAGAAGGAGGTCGCACAGAAGCGCTGGGCGGCCGCCCGGTCCGGCGTGATGGTGACGCTCGCCAAGGACCAGTATCGCAACGGCGACCTGGATCGCGCCCGCACGACGGTGGACGATGCCCTGCGCCTTTCACCGGAGAACCCGCAGGCGCGGCTCGTGTCGGCCAGGCTCTATATCGAGAAGAGCCAGCTCGAATCCGCTGAGCGCGAACTGATCGCCGCCCGCGCCATCACGCCGAACGACGGCGAAGCCTACTACCTCTCGGGCATCGTGATGCAGCGGTGGCAGAAGAACGACAAGGCGTTGGAGAATTACAAGATCGCCTGTGAGAAGTCGCCGGCCGAGCTGGCGTACGTGCTGGCGGTCGCCGAGTCGCTGGTGTCGCTCGATCGGGCTAATGAGGCGTTGGAGCTCCTGCAATCCAAGGCCGACTACTTCGAACACAGCGGAACGATCCGCGATGCGATCGGCCAGCTCTACATGCAGCAGGGCAAGTACGCCGAAGCGGCCCGTAACTTCCGCCAGGCGACCGTACTGGCCGAGGACGAGCCGGCGATCAAGGAGCGGCTCGCGATGGCGCTGTTCAAGGCCGGCCAGCACCGCGAAACGGCCGACGTGCTGTCCAAGCTCGTTGCCCTGGAAACATTCGCCAAGCGGGCAGACCTCTGGGCGATGCTCGGCGAATGCCAGGTCATCCTCGGCCGGGCCCGCGATGCCCGCTACAGCTACGAGTCGGCAAGCCGTCTCGACGAGTTCTCCCCATCCATCTGGCGTGGGCTTGGCAGGGCGGCTTTGGAAAGCGGCGACCTTCAACGTGCGGAACTGGCGTTCAAGAAGTCGCTCCGCTTCGACGACGAGCGCCCTGAAACGCACCTGCTCCTCGGATATCTCTTCACCCGCCAGAACAAATTCGACGAAGCCCTCCAGGCGTTCCTGGCCGCGTCAAAACTCGATCCGAAAGACACCGTCGCGCTCTGCATGGTGGGCTATGTCTACGAGAAGAGCGGCAAGCCCGAACTGGCGGCGAAGTATTACGCACGTGCCCTTCAGATTCGCCCGAGCGACGAAATGGCCCGCAAGCTGATGGCCGGCGTGGAATGAGCGGGAATCGGGCGAGTGGCGTGATGGCGACGTTTGCGATGTGACGGGAGCGTTGGATTCTCGGAGCGTATGGTGCGGCGAGCGAACGGAATGCACATCCTCAGCCTCCTGTTCGCGTGCCTGGGCGCGTCGGTCGCGGGGCGCGTGCTCGCGTTGGATGCGCCGGAATGGCTCGGTGCGTCGGGCGCGCTGCTGCTGGTCGCCGGAGGGTGTGCACTGATCGCGATGCAGATCAATCGCCGCCAGTGGGGCGAGTTCATGGCCCGCAAGCTCCGCATGGTGGGGCAATTGGAATCGCAGGTTCGCGAGTTGGAAGCAAGGCTCAAGGTAGCCGAGTTGCGATGCCAGTCCGAAGAAGAAACCCTTGCCGGCGTTGCGGCGGCCGTCAATCCGCTCCTGCAGGCAGCACAGGCGGCCGAGGCAGCATCCGTCCCGGCGACCCGGCCTGCCGACCCGGCCAAACCCTCGGAAGAACTCATTCGCCTGATTAGCCACGAAGCGCGCACGCCGCTGGCGACCATTCACGCGTACAGCGAACTTCTGCTGGACGGCGAGCCCCTCGACGAAGCAACCCGTCTCGATTTCTTCGGCATCATCCACACCGAGACCGAACGCCTCTCACTGGTGCTCGACAGCCTGCTGAATCTCGCCCGGATCGACAACGGCGCGATCTCCGTGCGGACCGAAGTCACATCGCTCGATTCGCTGGTCGCGCCGGTGGTGCATGGGGTGATCGCATTGGCTGATCTGCGAAAGGTGACGGTCGAACTGGACCTGGCATCGGCGTCCCAAGTTGTCGAGGCCGATCGCGAACTCCTCGCGCAGGCGATCCGCAACCTGCTCGCCCACGTCGTGAAGCACGCCGGCCCCGGGGATCGGGTATCCGTCCGAACCAGCACAAACACGACGGATCGCAACGTTCTGCTGGAGATTACCGGCGATCGCACCGGGATTCCCCCAAAGGACCTCCCTCATCCGCTCGATAGTTTTTACGGCGGCGGAAAGAAGCACGATCGCACCGTGCCTCCGGGTGCCGCCGGGCTGGCTCTGTCGCGACGCGTTATCGAAGCGATACACGGCGGCGAAACGATCGTCCGTGTGTCCGGATCGGCCTGCACGCTGGGCTTTGCACTGCCGGTATCGCAGGCCGTGACTTTGACGCCAGCCGGCTTGCCTCCCGCTGTCTCGTTGTCGCCTGTCGAGGTGAAAAATGATTGAAACCCCCAACACATCCGGTGCTTCCGATGGCGAGAAGACCATCCTGGTTGCCGACGACGAGACTCACATTCTCAACGTCGTGTCGCTGAAGCTGCGCGGCGCCGGTTATCGCGTGCTGACCGCCTGCGACGGCCAGGAAGCACTGGACATCGCCGTGCGCGAGCACCCCGATCTGCTCATCACCGACTACCACATGCCCATGCTGTCGGGCCTGGAGCTGTGCCGCCGCCTAAAGCAGGACCCGACGACGGCGGGCATCCCGGCGATCATGCTGACCGCCCGCGGCTACCACCTGGAAGAACTCGAAACCAAGCAAAGCGGCATTCGCTGCATGATGAGCAAGCCCTTCAGCCCCAGGCACCTGCTGCTGACCGTGGCTGATCTGTTCACCGGAAAGGCCGCCTGATTCTGTCGCTCTAGCAGTTGTTCTACCCATGGCTTTGAAGACGACTCCCAATCTCGCGACACTTTCGTCGGCTAAGACGGGCGGCCCCGTGTCGTTGATGCACGATGGCTCGTTCGACGCACTCGCCGAGCGGTTCCGCTCCGGCGGTTTGCTGATCGCGCTTGTGCAGGTCAGTGGAGCGGTCGTCGAGTTTGATGCCAGGTCCGCTCAGTTCTTCCAGCACTACGCACTTCCCGCCTTGCGGCAGCCTCATCTGCTCGGCAATCGTGCGTTGCCCGTGGCGATCCTTGCCGGGACTGATGCGGTCCTCGCGCCGGCCGCTCTCGGCCTCAGGCAGATCCCGGGGATTCACCTCGTCGCGATTCCACTGGCCGAGAAGAAGACCGTGACCGGCGTGCTGATCGTCGCCGCTCGTGCCGACGCATTCTCGCTGACCGAAGACGTGCTTCGCGTGTGCGGAAAACTCGGTGTTGATTCCGAAGGGCTCCCGGCACTCGCCGACGAACTCCCCGGCTATTCGATGAACGCCCTGAATGTGCAGGCCGGCCTGATCGCGGCGGCGATCAAGGATCAGTCGCGCATCAGCGGACTCGAGCGCGAGCTCGACAGCCTCAGCCAGCACCTGTCCGACACCTACGAGGAACTGGGCCTCATCTACCAGCTTTCCAGCGGCATGAAGGTCAATCGCCGCACCGGCGACTTCTTCAAGCAGGCGTGC is part of the Humisphaera borealis genome and encodes:
- a CDS encoding response regulator, translating into MIETPNTSGASDGEKTILVADDETHILNVVSLKLRGAGYRVLTACDGQEALDIAVREHPDLLITDYHMPMLSGLELCRRLKQDPTTAGIPAIMLTARGYHLEELETKQSGIRCMMSKPFSPRHLLLTVADLFTGKAA